The Nitrospinota bacterium genome contains the following window.
TCCTTCCCACCCTTCGTCCATCTCGGTGGAGAACGACGTGATCTTCGGGTTTATCACCACCGTCAGCGGCACGCTGGGCGAGTTTTTGTAACGCGGGTTGCCTTCCGCCTCCACCACGATTATCTGCGCCGGCTCGTGCACCTGCGGCCCGGCCAGCCCCGCCCCGTTGTATTCGCGCATGGTGTCTATCATGCTGTCTATTAAAAGCTGCACGTCGTCCGCCTTGACGATCTCCTCTGGCACAGGCTCCGCCTTCTTGCGGAGTATCGGGTTGCCCAGTTGGGCCACTTTAAGTATGGGCATGGTCTATCCGAAATACTTGGCCCGGTAATGCTCGAACGTCTCTATCGCCGTGCTCCTGCATTTGCCGCAGCCGGTTGATATCTTCGTGCGCTCCTGGAGCGTCTCAAAATCCGCGGCGCCTTCCAGCACCTGCTCCTCGATCTCGTGGTCGGTCACGTTCAAACACTCGCAGATGATCTTCGCCTTTTTCTCCAGTATCCGCCCTTCCTGGCCGCTCTTCGTGAAATAGTCGTTTATCGCCGCGCGCAGGGCCTTGTCCCCCAGCACGGAACAGTGGATCTTTATCGAGGGGAGTCCGCCGAGCCGGTCCATGATATTTTCCGGCTTTATCTTCAGCGCGTCTTCCACCTTCATTCCGCCGTTCTCCGTCACCATCACAGACATCATGGAGGTGGAGCCTATGGCCGAGGCGCATCCGAAAGTCTTCCATTTCAGGTCGTATATCCGCTCGGTTTCGTCCACCTTGATCCATACCTTCATCATGTCCCCGCAAGTGGGATTGCCCACCATCCCCACGCCGGACGGGGAATATTCCTCTTCGCTCGTTTTCAAAACGTTGCGCGGGTTGGAAAAATGGTCCATCACCGTGTCGCTATATCCGAAATTGGTGTCCTGCATCAAAAAAATATCCTCCAAATGTCCGGCTCGCATGGCGCCGTCAATTAATCATATTTTCTAATTATAGCCGATTTTCCCACCGGGAGGTTGTGATGGGAGATGAGGAGGGCGACTTCCTTTTCTTTGGAAAGAAAAGGAAGCGAAAAGAAACTTTATCTGCGCCGCTTGGGGGGATAAAATCCCCCACAAGACGGCGCACATGGTTTTCTTTTGGTTCTTTTCTTTTTCCTAAAAGAAAAGAACGTCCTCATCCTCCTCTCCATCATCCTCATCCCGCCGGGAATCTGGTATTATCAGGGTATGATAATTGATTCGCATGTGCATCTTGTGACCGCCGGAATGATAAAGCAGGCGAAGAAAAGCTGGGACAAGCTGTATCCCGGCGTGATGGACCGCGCGATGAAGAAAGAGCGGGGTCTTATCAACCGGGAGATGGTGGAGTTTCTGGGCAGGAACGGGGTGGAGAGCCTTGCCCGGATATGGGTGGAGGAACTGGACAGGAACGGGATAGACCGCGCGTTTTTCCTGCCGATCCGTGGCGACAGCGTGGGGGAGCTGGACGAGTTTGTTAGCATCCATCCGGAAAGGTTCACAGGCTACGCCATGCTGGACAATCCGGAGAAGAAATCCGCCGTGAAGACCTTCCGCAAGTGGCTGTCCACAGGGCGGATACGCGGGCTGAAACTTTACCCATGCCTGCAGATGGTGTCCATAGCGGACAAGCGGTTGTTTCCTATTTACGAGACGGCGGCGGAATTCAACGCCCCGGTGCTGATCCATTTCGGGATAACCCACGCCCCTGTGTCGGACTATCGTTACACCAACCCGATGGACTTGCAGTTGCCGTCCAAATTGTTTCCCGACACCACTTTTATAATGGCCCATTTTGGCGCCGGATATTTCCGCGAGGCGCTTTTGCTGGGATTCCATTCGGAGAACATATATCTGGACACATCCGGCACGAACAACTGGCGCACGTTTTTACCAGGTGTGATGCCGCTGGCCGAAATCTTCCGCCGCGCCATAGACGTTTACGGCGCCCGCAAGATACTTTACGGAACGGACACAGCCTTGAACGGCAAGACCGGCTACCGGACCTTCGTGCTCGAAGAGCAGAGAGCCGCGCTGGCGGAAATCGGGCTGGATGAAGAGAAACGCGCCATGATCATGGGCGGCAACGCCGAGAGGCTGTTTGGGACGTTGGGGTGATTCCTCCGGGAGCGCGGGCATCTTGCCCGCAAATCCTCATCGCGCTCTCGATGGGCGCGATGAGGATGAAGATTGCAAACAAAACCGGTTTATTAAAGCCTAGGGGTGAATGTCCGAATTCTCCACGTTAATGGAGCTTTCGATGCTCCATTAATGTGATGCGGGCGGGACTCCCGCGCTCCCGGGATACGGAGGATCAGGAATGAAAAGAACGAAGGCTGACGAACTGGCGGGCATGTTCAACATAAAAAGATCACGCTCCATCGAAGCGGTATTGAAAGCGGAAATCATTAACGCTGTATTGAAGGTGGTGGAGAAAGAGGGGCTCACCCATGTCCAGTTGGCCAAACGTTCCGGTTTGGCCCGGTCCACCGTCACGGGGATATTGAGCGGGAGCCTTCATAAAGTCACCCTTGACCGGGTTTTGAAACTGCTTGAAGGGGCAGACCTTACAGCGGAATTACGGGTGAAAAAAGCTGCGGCGTGAGCGAGGCCAGACCTGCCGCGTCCCCTTAAAGATTCGTCTCCCGCACAAAATCCGGGCTCAGGCGAATTCTTAGGCGCTGATATTGTCCATTTGTAAATAAGTCACTTCGGAAATGTTAGCCTTTTCTTTCGCGTGCTCGATGGTCATGCTCACAAGGTTGCCTTTGCCATCAAGGTCTATATACAGGTTTTCCGATATTTCTTTTGTTTGGACGGCTGGCTCTCCTGAAAATTCGATGAACGCCGTATCTGTGTCCGCGAAATACCGGATTTTCATTTTTTGTCCTCTTTTTTAAAGCCTCTATCAAAGAAAGCGTTGTGGACGGTTTCCCCGTCTTCCAGAAGTATCACCCTCAGATACTTGTCCCTATCCTTTATATATTAACCGTCTCATAATAGTATTGACATAAGTGGATATATGCGTTACGCTGTAGTCCATGAAGAATACAGATGGGCGCGGGCTTGATAGTAAGACATTGACGCAGTTGCGCAAGCGGGCTGTGGCCTGTGTGCAGAGC
Protein-coding sequences here:
- the def gene encoding peptide deformylase, encoding MPILKVAQLGNPILRKKAEPVPEEIVKADDVQLLIDSMIDTMREYNGAGLAGPQVHEPAQIIVVEAEGNPRYKNSPSVPLTVVINPKITSFSTEMDEGWEGCLSVADLWGLVRRARNVVVTGLDRHGEPLTIHAEGFFAKALQHEIDHLHGKVFLDRMNDLKSLSFGKEYARYGYLYEDKEPL
- a CDS encoding iron-sulfur cluster assembly scaffold protein; this encodes MMQDTNFGYSDTVMDHFSNPRNVLKTSEEEYSPSGVGMVGNPTCGDMMKVWIKVDETERIYDLKWKTFGCASAIGSTSMMSVMVTENGGMKVEDALKIKPENIMDRLGGLPSIKIHCSVLGDKALRAAINDYFTKSGQEGRILEKKAKIICECLNVTDHEIEEQVLEGAADFETLQERTKISTGCGKCRSTAIETFEHYRAKYFG
- a CDS encoding amidohydrolase, producing the protein MIIDSHVHLVTAGMIKQAKKSWDKLYPGVMDRAMKKERGLINREMVEFLGRNGVESLARIWVEELDRNGIDRAFFLPIRGDSVGELDEFVSIHPERFTGYAMLDNPEKKSAVKTFRKWLSTGRIRGLKLYPCLQMVSIADKRLFPIYETAAEFNAPVLIHFGITHAPVSDYRYTNPMDLQLPSKLFPDTTFIMAHFGAGYFREALLLGFHSENIYLDTSGTNNWRTFLPGVMPLAEIFRRAIDVYGARKILYGTDTALNGKTGYRTFVLEEQRAALAEIGLDEEKRAMIMGGNAERLFGTLG
- a CDS encoding XRE family transcriptional regulator, producing the protein MKRTKADELAGMFNIKRSRSIEAVLKAEIINAVLKVVEKEGLTHVQLAKRSGLARSTVTGILSGSLHKVTLDRVLKLLEGADLTAELRVKKAAA
- a CDS encoding DUF2283 domain-containing protein, giving the protein MKIRYFADTDTAFIEFSGEPAVQTKEISENLYIDLDGKGNLVSMTIEHAKEKANISEVTYLQMDNISA